The following are encoded together in the Methanosarcina flavescens genome:
- a CDS encoding Hsp20/alpha crystallin family protein: protein MAETLRLSPVISVFPDDKYENLLIEVILPGVEKKDVSFKLTSDSFYVSGKKEGVTYLDSYPTDCPVEPEKATAKYSNGILKVTVPYQKPLEKLVDVKIE, encoded by the coding sequence ATGGCGGAAACATTAAGACTATCACCAGTAATTAGTGTATTTCCTGATGACAAATACGAAAACCTCCTGATCGAAGTAATCCTTCCGGGAGTAGAAAAGAAAGACGTTTCTTTCAAGCTTACAAGTGACAGCTTTTATGTGAGCGGTAAAAAAGAAGGAGTTACGTATCTGGACAGCTATCCAACCGACTGCCCGGTAGAACCGGAAAAAGCGACAGCTAAGTACTCAAACGGTATACTTAAAGTCACTGTACCTTATCAAAAGCCTTTAGAGAAATTAGTTGATGTGAAAATCGAGTAA
- a CDS encoding Hsp20/alpha crystallin family protein, with product MAMVKMTPDVLSCSDDKGNMEIQINLPGVKKEDIELKMVAEGFFIRAKREETGVEYAGTYAFCCPVVPQKAVARYCEGKLIVIVPYLESSEVVNVEIQ from the coding sequence ATGGCAATGGTAAAAATGACACCTGATGTACTTTCGTGTTCTGATGATAAGGGAAATATGGAGATTCAAATCAATCTGCCGGGAGTAAAGAAAGAGGATATCGAATTAAAAATGGTTGCGGAAGGCTTCTTCATAAGAGCAAAAAGAGAAGAAACGGGAGTTGAATATGCAGGAACTTATGCATTCTGCTGTCCGGTTGTCCCTCAAAAGGCAGTCGCAAGATACTGTGAGGGGAAACTCATCGTTATAGTGCCTTACTTGGAATCTTCTGAGGTTGTAAATGTTGAAATCCAGTAA
- a CDS encoding type I restriction endonuclease subunit R → MPESEVEEAALEILSELGYDYLYGPDIAPETEGAERKDLGTVILPRRLRAAVDRLNPGVPAGAREEAVKKVLRAESQDLVHNNRAFHSMLVNGVDVEYQGQDGETVYDKVWLFDFAEPAKNVFLAVNQFTVIEDGNKRRPDIILFVNGLPLVVIELKRPDEDTRFEDDEIIWDAYKQLQTYKREIPGLFRYNAFLLISDGQDAMAGTITSNREWFVPWKTIDGKKIADFKIPPMEVLLRGMCKPEILLDLIRHFIVFEDDHGKVIKKLARYHQYHAVNRAVEKTKLACMPEGDRKCGVVWHTQGSGKSLSMVFYAGKLALELDNPTIVVLTDRNDLDGQLFDNFARCSEILRQQPVQAETRAHLRELLSVASGGIVFTTIQKFSPEDEEDKFPILSERRNIIVIADEAHRSQYGFDAKFREREVEGEKVAEISYGFAKHMRDALPNASFIGFTGTPIELNDRSTPAVFGDYIDIYDIEQSVNDGVTVRIFYESRLSKLDLVKEARETLDADFSQITRDWDLYEAEKLKSRWSRLEAVIGSKDNLKKLAADIVSHFEKRLEDAMDGKGMIICMTRQMCVDLYNEIIALRPEWHDDDDLRGQIKVIMTGSAADDEPLQPHIRNKGRRMKIRDRMQDPNDPLKLVIVCDMWLTGFDAPCLHTMYFLKWLQGHNLMQAIARVNRVFRDKPGGLIVDYVGLLYDLKYAMANYTRNGGRGNPADYKDQAVALMLEKYEIVRDLFYGFDYMRIFSASPKEKLGIVREGADFILSLGRTEDERAQEKKRLIQHVTELSKAFALSVPDPEAEKIRDELAYFQAVKAILVKLERRPAKSKYEMNSAIKELVSKSIATEEIIDVFDAVGINKPEISILSEEFLAEVRDLPQKNLAYEVLKKLLYDEIKTRSRRNLIQGKSFAEMLEQAINKYKSRGIDTLQVIEELLALAKKISDADKRGEGLGLSDEEIAFYDALADNESALEILGNETLRLMASELVRIIRQNAGVDWTLRKNIQAKIKVSVKRLLKKYGYPPDKQKLATENILKQAELLCRDAGFSAA, encoded by the coding sequence ATCCCCGAATCCGAAGTTGAAGAAGCAGCCCTTGAAATTCTTTCCGAGCTTGGCTATGATTACCTTTACGGTCCGGATATTGCGCCGGAAACGGAAGGTGCCGAGAGGAAGGATTTAGGAACCGTTATTCTGCCGCGCCGGCTTCGGGCTGCTGTTGACAGGCTGAATCCCGGAGTTCCGGCAGGAGCAAGGGAAGAAGCAGTAAAAAAGGTGCTTCGGGCTGAAAGCCAGGATCTCGTGCACAATAACCGGGCTTTTCACAGTATGCTGGTAAACGGGGTTGATGTGGAGTATCAGGGTCAGGACGGGGAAACGGTTTATGATAAGGTCTGGCTTTTTGACTTTGCGGAACCTGCGAAAAATGTATTTCTTGCGGTCAACCAGTTTACCGTTATAGAAGATGGAAACAAAAGGCGGCCGGACATTATACTTTTTGTTAACGGGCTTCCACTTGTTGTTATTGAGTTAAAACGACCGGACGAAGATACCAGGTTTGAAGATGACGAGATTATCTGGGATGCTTATAAGCAGCTCCAGACCTACAAGAGAGAAATTCCCGGACTTTTCCGGTATAATGCTTTCCTGCTGATAAGTGACGGGCAGGATGCAATGGCAGGGACAATTACCTCGAACAGGGAGTGGTTTGTACCCTGGAAAACAATTGACGGGAAGAAAATCGCAGATTTTAAGATTCCGCCTATGGAGGTGCTGCTCAGGGGGATGTGCAAGCCTGAAATCCTTCTCGACCTTATCAGGCACTTTATTGTTTTTGAAGATGACCATGGAAAGGTTATCAAGAAGCTTGCCAGGTATCACCAGTACCATGCAGTTAACAGGGCTGTAGAGAAAACAAAACTTGCCTGCATGCCAGAAGGGGATAGGAAGTGCGGGGTTGTCTGGCATACACAGGGCTCAGGAAAAAGTCTCTCAATGGTCTTTTATGCGGGGAAGCTTGCACTTGAGCTTGACAATCCTACAATTGTCGTGCTTACTGACAGAAACGACCTTGACGGGCAGCTTTTTGACAACTTTGCCCGATGCAGTGAAATTTTGCGCCAGCAGCCCGTGCAGGCAGAAACGAGGGCTCATCTGAGGGAGCTTCTCTCAGTTGCCTCGGGTGGGATAGTATTTACAACAATTCAGAAATTCTCGCCCGAAGATGAGGAAGATAAGTTCCCTATCCTATCCGAAAGGAGAAACATCATCGTAATTGCTGACGAAGCTCACCGCAGCCAGTACGGTTTTGATGCAAAATTCCGGGAAAGGGAGGTTGAAGGCGAAAAGGTTGCAGAGATCTCCTACGGCTTTGCAAAGCACATGCGGGATGCCCTACCAAATGCATCTTTTATCGGATTTACCGGCACGCCCATTGAACTCAATGACAGGAGCACGCCTGCGGTTTTTGGGGATTATATCGATATTTACGACATTGAACAGTCTGTAAACGATGGCGTCACAGTGCGGATCTTCTATGAGAGCCGCCTTTCGAAGCTCGATCTGGTTAAAGAAGCCAGGGAGACACTGGATGCTGATTTTTCACAGATAACCAGAGATTGGGATTTATATGAGGCAGAAAAACTTAAGTCTCGCTGGTCGCGGCTTGAAGCCGTGATAGGGAGTAAAGATAACCTGAAAAAACTTGCAGCTGACATTGTGTCCCATTTCGAAAAAAGACTTGAAGATGCTATGGACGGCAAAGGTATGATTATCTGCATGACCAGGCAGATGTGTGTCGATCTTTACAATGAGATCATAGCCCTTCGCCCGGAATGGCATGATGATGACGACCTGAGAGGCCAGATAAAAGTGATTATGACCGGCAGTGCAGCCGATGACGAACCTCTACAGCCTCATATTCGGAACAAAGGCCGCAGAATGAAGATCCGGGACAGAATGCAGGATCCGAACGATCCACTGAAACTCGTTATAGTCTGTGATATGTGGCTTACCGGCTTCGACGCTCCCTGCCTGCACACCATGTATTTCCTGAAATGGCTTCAGGGGCATAATCTCATGCAGGCGATAGCCCGTGTAAACCGTGTTTTCAGGGATAAGCCTGGAGGGCTTATTGTTGATTATGTGGGCCTTCTTTATGACCTGAAGTATGCTATGGCAAACTATACTCGCAACGGAGGCCGGGGCAATCCAGCGGATTATAAGGACCAGGCTGTTGCATTAATGCTCGAAAAATACGAGATTGTTCGGGATCTTTTCTATGGTTTTGACTACATGCGAATCTTTTCTGCTTCTCCAAAGGAAAAGCTGGGAATTGTTAGGGAAGGAGCGGATTTCATTCTTTCATTGGGGCGTACCGAAGATGAGAGAGCTCAGGAAAAAAAGCGTCTAATTCAGCATGTAACCGAGCTTTCCAAAGCTTTTGCACTTTCGGTGCCAGATCCTGAGGCCGAGAAGATCAGGGATGAGCTTGCATACTTCCAGGCCGTAAAGGCAATTCTTGTAAAGCTGGAAAGGAGACCCGCAAAATCAAAGTATGAGATGAATTCGGCAATAAAAGAACTTGTATCGAAATCGATTGCAACCGAGGAGATAATCGATGTTTTTGATGCGGTTGGAATAAATAAACCGGAGATTTCAATCCTTTCAGAAGAATTCCTTGCTGAAGTCCGTGATCTGCCGCAAAAGAATCTTGCTTATGAAGTCCTGAAAAAACTGCTTTACGACGAGATAAAGACCAGATCTCGCAGAAATTTGATTCAGGGTAAATCTTTTGCCGAAATGCTTGAGCAGGCAATAAATAAATATAAGAGCCGGGGAATTGACACCTTGCAGGTTATAGAAGAACTCCTTGCGCTTGCAAAGAAGATCAGTGACGCTGATAAAAGAGGCGAAGGACTTGGCCTGAGTGATGAAGAAATTGCTTTTTATGATGCTCTAGCTGACAATGAAAGTGCTCTGGAAATCCTCGGCAATGAGACATTAAGGCTCATGGCATCGGAGCTTGTCAGGATTATAAGGCAAAACGCAGGCGTTGATTGGACTCTTCGGAAGAATATCCAGGCAAAAATAAAGGTCAGTGTGAAACGACTTCTAAAGAAGTACGGATATCCTCCAGACAAACAGAAACTTGCTACTGAGAATATCCTAAAGCAGGCTGAACTTCTGTGCAGAGATGCCGGATTTTCCGCAGCATAA
- a CDS encoding Hsp20/alpha crystallin family protein: protein MRLPVKRTDRDVYYWDPFDEIRKMHDYLEQMFRNFPMLESRFGTETLSPLTDVAEEDDKVIVTTDLPGVDKENIELNLRDNILVVSAGKGKEEETEKEGYLRKERSFMRYYREIPLPDNVTDEGAVAQLKNGVLTITLPKTKSETIKRIQIE, encoded by the coding sequence ATGAGACTGCCAGTAAAAAGAACAGACCGTGATGTATATTACTGGGATCCATTTGACGAGATCAGAAAAATGCATGATTATTTGGAACAGATGTTCAGGAATTTCCCTATGCTGGAAAGCCGGTTTGGGACAGAGACTCTTTCCCCGCTGACTGATGTTGCCGAAGAAGACGATAAGGTAATTGTGACAACTGACCTGCCCGGAGTTGACAAGGAAAACATTGAACTCAATCTCAGGGATAATATTCTCGTAGTCAGTGCAGGAAAAGGGAAAGAAGAGGAGACTGAAAAAGAAGGTTACCTGAGAAAAGAAAGGTCTTTCATGCGTTATTATCGTGAAATTCCTCTTCCTGACAATGTAACCGATGAAGGGGCAGTTGCCCAGCTCAAAAACGGGGTCTTAACCATCACTCTGCCGAAAACAAAATCTGAAACCATAAAAAGGATTCAAATTGAGTAA
- a CDS encoding restriction endonuclease subunit S, with product MASETKFKKTEIGMIPEDWNILTLENAMESIIDYRGKTPKKTDSGIPLITAKIVKNGRILEPNEFISPQDYESWMRRGLPKPGDVVITTEAPMGEVAQLDERKVALAQRLITLRGKKGMLHNNFLRFVLQSPNVENELKKRESGTTVTGIKQKELRKALLPIPPYDEQIKLSEILISLDNKIDLNRQMNSTLEQIAQTLFKRWFIDFEFPDENGNPYKSSGGRVVNSELGEIPEGWKVKQIGDICETFGGGTPKTSEPSYWEGGDVFWATPTDMTSLNSPVIFDTSRKITEKGLLNSSAKLLPPGSILMTSRATLGYFAITKVPISTNQGFISMVCDDRVSNYYLLNAVKNNMEEIENLAGGSTFLEINKTSFRSIKIILPPKNIMDKFDENADFIYEKIFHNELEIKRLAEIRDSLLPKLMSGKIRVQV from the coding sequence TTGGCCTCTGAAACAAAATTCAAAAAAACCGAGATTGGAATGATTCCTGAAGATTGGAATATCTTAACCTTAGAAAACGCTATGGAATCTATCATTGATTATAGGGGGAAAACCCCAAAAAAGACAGATTCTGGAATTCCCCTAATTACAGCAAAAATTGTCAAGAATGGAAGAATTCTTGAACCTAATGAGTTTATTTCTCCACAAGATTATGAAAGCTGGATGCGAAGAGGGTTGCCGAAGCCTGGTGATGTTGTAATTACTACGGAAGCACCTATGGGAGAAGTTGCCCAATTAGATGAGAGAAAAGTTGCGTTGGCTCAAAGACTTATTACCCTGAGAGGAAAAAAGGGAATGCTGCATAATAATTTCCTAAGATTTGTTTTGCAGTCTCCAAATGTAGAAAATGAACTAAAAAAGAGAGAGTCAGGTACTACTGTTACGGGTATAAAACAGAAAGAACTTAGAAAAGCCTTACTTCCGATTCCACCATATGATGAACAAATAAAATTATCTGAAATCTTGATAAGTCTTGATAATAAAATCGACCTCAACCGCCAGATGAACTCCACCTTAGAACAAATCGCCCAAACCCTCTTCAAACGCTGGTTTATCGATTTCGAGTTCCCGGATGAAAATGGAAACCCTTACAAATCAAGCGGCGGCAGGGTGGTAAATTCGGAATTGGGGGAGATCCCTGAGGGGTGGAAAGTTAAGCAGATCGGTGACATTTGCGAGACCTTTGGAGGGGGAACTCCGAAAACCAGCGAACCTTCTTACTGGGAAGGAGGAGATGTTTTTTGGGCAACACCTACTGATATGACATCTCTTAATTCACCGGTTATTTTTGATACTTCAAGGAAAATCACAGAAAAAGGGCTTCTAAATAGTTCTGCTAAACTACTTCCACCAGGCTCTATTCTGATGACAAGCAGAGCAACTCTGGGTTATTTTGCCATCACAAAAGTTCCAATTTCCACTAATCAGGGATTTATTTCTATGGTCTGTGATGACAGAGTTTCCAATTATTATCTTTTAAACGCGGTTAAAAATAATATGGAAGAAATTGAGAATTTGGCTGGTGGCAGTACTTTTCTTGAAATTAATAAAACCTCTTTCAGATCCATAAAAATAATTTTGCCACCTAAAAATATAATGGATAAATTCGATGAAAATGCAGATTTTATTTATGAGAAAATATTTCATAATGAGTTAGAAATAAAAAGACTTGCTGAAATTCGCGATTCCCTCCTTCCAAAACTCATGTCAGGGAAAATTCGTGTTCAGGTTTGA
- a CDS encoding TIGR00296 family protein has protein sequence MLTDIEGRAAVKLARKTIELFLSEGRLPKPLELDFELSPVFGEKRGVFVTLTENGLLRGCIGHPFPDSTLQDAIMDSAISAATRDPRFPPVGEDEIDNIVVEITILTPPEKINAPPEELPERVEIGKHGLIVKQGYCQGLLLPQVAPEHNMDSIEFLGHTCLKAGLSPDAWLKGAEVSCFEGQIFKEKEPQGEVIEESYSGE, from the coding sequence ATGCTAACAGATATCGAAGGCAGGGCTGCAGTTAAACTTGCAAGGAAAACGATTGAATTATTTCTATCGGAAGGAAGGCTCCCTAAACCTCTGGAATTGGATTTTGAACTTTCGCCGGTTTTCGGGGAAAAAAGAGGAGTTTTTGTAACGCTTACGGAAAACGGGCTCCTTAGAGGTTGTATAGGGCACCCGTTTCCGGACTCCACACTTCAGGACGCAATTATGGATTCTGCAATATCTGCGGCAACTCGCGATCCACGCTTTCCGCCTGTTGGAGAAGATGAAATTGATAATATAGTTGTCGAGATAACGATTCTTACCCCGCCTGAAAAAATTAATGCTCCTCCAGAAGAGCTTCCTGAGCGTGTAGAAATAGGGAAGCATGGACTAATTGTAAAACAGGGTTATTGTCAGGGATTGCTGCTTCCCCAGGTCGCTCCTGAACATAATATGGATTCTATCGAGTTTCTTGGTCACACTTGCCTGAAAGCCGGCCTTTCGCCTGACGCCTGGCTTAAAGGAGCAGAGGTTTCCTGTTTCGAAGGACAAATTTTCAAGGAAAAAGAGCCACAGGGCGAGGTTATTGAGGAAAGTTATTCAGGTGAATGA
- a CDS encoding 4Fe-4S dicluster domain-containing protein → MHPVIDYKKCTGALACYEVCPAEVFDVEEIDRVKRAVVARPENCIECGYCVDACPEDAIELIED, encoded by the coding sequence ATGCATCCAGTAATCGATTATAAAAAATGTACCGGAGCTCTTGCCTGCTATGAGGTTTGTCCTGCAGAAGTTTTTGATGTCGAGGAAATCGATCGAGTAAAAAGGGCAGTTGTAGCCCGCCCTGAAAACTGCATAGAGTGTGGATACTGCGTGGATGCCTGCCCGGAAGATGCTATTGAACTTATTGAAGATTAA
- a CDS encoding uracil-DNA glycosylase has translation MMVEAGYETVAREIIKCTRCPLHESAIRRVIGKGSCHPKVFFIGEAPGDNENKTGIPFSGRAGKQLDKMIEYMGLSKEDWMVTNTVKCHPPGNRKPKINEIECCKPFLLSQIILLNPRIIILLGNTAERSFCPGRKLEWGVPVEHEGRTILKLYHPAALIYNRSKIETQNAFIDRNRGLWS, from the coding sequence ATGATGGTGGAAGCCGGGTATGAGACTGTTGCAAGGGAGATAATCAAATGCACACGTTGCCCGCTCCATGAAAGTGCAATAAGACGGGTAATTGGAAAGGGATCGTGCCACCCGAAAGTTTTCTTCATAGGAGAGGCACCTGGTGACAATGAAAACAAAACTGGAATACCATTCTCTGGAAGGGCGGGAAAGCAACTCGACAAAATGATTGAATATATGGGACTTTCCAAAGAAGACTGGATGGTAACAAATACGGTCAAATGCCATCCCCCTGGGAATAGGAAGCCTAAAATTAATGAAATCGAATGCTGTAAACCATTCCTTCTTTCCCAGATAATCCTGCTTAACCCGAGAATTATAATTCTTCTTGGCAATACAGCCGAGAGATCTTTCTGCCCCGGAAGAAAACTCGAATGGGGAGTGCCTGTAGAACACGAAGGAAGAACTATCCTGAAACTCTATCATCCTGCAGCCCTGATTTACAATCGTTCAAAGATAGAAACCCAGAATGCTTTTATTGACAGAAATCGTGGGTTATGGAGCTGA
- a CDS encoding N-acetyltransferase — MIRSYSKTDLEEMVRIWYESSVTAHSFVPVSFWASQKNAMKETYLPLAENFVFEENGKLAGFISLAGERICALFIAPEMQGRGIGSALLEHAKTLRGRLSLKVYRENKRAFCFYKKCGFMATGEEVDEYTGCVQILMEWKER, encoded by the coding sequence TTGATCCGGAGTTACAGTAAAACCGATCTTGAAGAAATGGTGAGAATATGGTATGAGTCTTCTGTTACAGCCCACTCCTTCGTCCCTGTTTCTTTCTGGGCTTCGCAGAAGAATGCAATGAAGGAGACATACCTTCCACTTGCCGAAAACTTTGTTTTTGAAGAGAATGGGAAGCTCGCAGGATTCATTTCCCTTGCTGGAGAAAGAATCTGCGCCCTTTTTATTGCGCCCGAAATGCAGGGCAGAGGGATCGGTAGTGCTCTTCTCGAACATGCAAAAACCCTGAGAGGTAGGCTCTCCCTTAAAGTCTACAGGGAAAACAAAAGAGCTTTCTGCTTTTATAAGAAGTGTGGGTTTATGGCAACCGGCGAAGAGGTCGATGAGTATACGGGCTGCGTGCAGATTTTGATGGAATGGAAAGAAAGATAA
- a CDS encoding class I SAM-dependent DNA methyltransferase encodes MAKSTAGSNGNGANLGFEEKLWQAADKLRNNMDAAEYKHVVLGLIFLKYISDAFEEMHEKLLSEVDEGADPEDPEEYLAENIFWVPPEARWSYLERSAKQPTIGKIIDDAMTAIERDNSTLKGVLPKNYSREGLDKQRLGELIDLVGTIGLGDKESRSKDVLGRVYEYFLGRFADAEGKRGGQFYTPRSIVKVLVEMIEPYRGRIYDPCCGSGGMFVQSEKFIEAHNGRIENISIFGQESNQTTWRLCKMNLAIRGIDNDGIKWGDSFHNDLHKDLKADFILSNPPFNDSDWNGELLSEDVRWKFGVPPKGNANFAWVQHYIHHLSPSGIAGFVLANGSMSSNTSGEGEIRRKIIEADLVDCMIALPGHLFYNTGIPACLWFIARDKRNSGFRDRRGEVLFIDARNMGVLRDRTHRELTDEEIQRIADTYHAWRGEKVESGKTGSGKYEDVPGFCKAATLDEIKKHDFILTPGRYVGFEETEDDDEEFEEKMERLIAELSEQFRKSEELEKKIRENLAGLGYEL; translated from the coding sequence ATGGCAAAGAGTACAGCAGGCTCGAATGGAAATGGCGCAAATTTAGGTTTTGAAGAAAAGCTTTGGCAGGCAGCGGACAAGCTCCGAAACAATATGGATGCAGCAGAGTATAAACATGTGGTACTTGGCCTAATTTTCCTGAAATACATCTCGGATGCTTTTGAGGAAATGCACGAAAAACTTCTATCGGAAGTTGACGAGGGGGCTGATCCAGAAGATCCCGAGGAATATCTTGCAGAAAATATCTTCTGGGTGCCTCCTGAAGCCCGCTGGAGCTACCTGGAGAGAAGTGCAAAGCAGCCCACTATCGGAAAGATAATAGATGATGCCATGACTGCAATTGAGCGGGATAATAGTACCCTCAAGGGCGTGCTCCCAAAAAACTATTCACGGGAAGGACTTGACAAGCAGCGCCTGGGTGAACTGATCGACCTTGTTGGCACAATCGGCCTTGGGGACAAGGAGAGCCGCAGTAAAGATGTCCTCGGCAGGGTCTATGAGTATTTCCTTGGCAGATTTGCAGATGCGGAGGGAAAGCGCGGTGGCCAGTTCTATACCCCGAGAAGTATAGTCAAGGTGCTTGTCGAGATGATTGAACCCTATAGAGGCCGAATTTACGACCCCTGCTGCGGTTCTGGCGGAATGTTTGTCCAGAGCGAAAAATTCATTGAAGCCCATAACGGCCGCATTGAAAATATCTCTATTTTTGGCCAGGAATCAAACCAGACAACCTGGCGCCTCTGCAAAATGAATCTTGCAATCCGGGGCATAGACAACGACGGCATTAAATGGGGCGATTCCTTTCATAATGACCTGCACAAAGATTTGAAAGCCGATTTCATTCTTTCGAATCCTCCTTTTAACGATTCGGACTGGAATGGCGAACTTCTTTCCGAGGACGTCCGCTGGAAATTTGGAGTCCCGCCTAAAGGCAACGCCAACTTCGCATGGGTTCAGCATTACATTCACCATCTTTCCCCGTCCGGAATTGCAGGCTTTGTCCTTGCGAACGGCTCCATGTCCTCAAATACCTCAGGCGAAGGTGAAATCCGGAGAAAGATCATTGAAGCTGACCTCGTTGACTGCATGATTGCGCTCCCAGGCCATCTTTTTTACAATACTGGAATTCCAGCCTGCCTCTGGTTCATTGCCCGGGACAAGCGGAACAGCGGCTTCCGTGACCGGCGCGGCGAAGTTCTCTTTATCGATGCCCGGAACATGGGAGTTCTGCGGGACCGCACACACCGCGAGCTTACCGACGAAGAAATTCAGAGGATTGCTGATACCTACCATGCCTGGCGCGGGGAAAAAGTTGAAAGCGGGAAGACCGGGAGCGGGAAATATGAAGATGTTCCCGGCTTCTGTAAGGCTGCAACTCTTGATGAAATAAAGAAGCACGATTTTATCCTGACTCCTGGCCGTTATGTGGGTTTTGAAGAAACCGAAGACGATGACGAGGAATTTGAAGAGAAAATGGAAAGGCTGATTGCTGAACTTTCGGAGCAGTTCAGGAAATCGGAGGAGCTGGAGAAGAAGATCAGGGAAAATCTGGCGGGGTTAGGGTATGAACTCTAA
- a CDS encoding phosphoglycerate kinase, which yields MTSRDFLTIDDFDTYGKTILVRVDLNSPMDPQGNILDDMRIRSHIATLKDLEDAKVVLLAHQSRPGKKDFTTMKPHAQLMSKYLGKQVLYVDDIFGTYAKTRIASMENGEVILLENVRFYSEESLERTPEEQANTFPVRKLAPFVDIFLNDAFAVSHRSHLSVVGFTEVLPTGAGRVMEKELISLDRGIKGGERPTIFVLGGAKVDDSLRVAENVLSNGGADRVLLTGIVANVALAASGVDIGKANMDFIKSQGYADQIEKAKGILTKFKDKVGLPKDVALNDDKKRVEVSVSELNSDSLPINDIGLETIVDFTSEIENAKTVVLNGPAGVSEVDDFALGTHEIIKAAVKSEFSIIGGGHISAEVEHLGLSHRFSHISTGGGALIDYLSGVKLPGVESLRAAAKRYQEAKTL from the coding sequence ATGACTTCTAGAGACTTTCTTACAATCGATGACTTTGACACATATGGAAAGACAATTCTTGTAAGGGTTGACCTGAACTCTCCTATGGATCCACAGGGTAATATTCTGGATGATATGCGGATCCGAAGCCATATTGCTACCTTGAAGGATCTTGAGGACGCAAAGGTTGTTTTGCTTGCGCACCAGAGCAGGCCCGGGAAAAAGGACTTTACTACAATGAAGCCCCACGCCCAGTTGATGTCTAAATACCTGGGCAAGCAGGTTCTTTACGTGGATGATATTTTTGGAACTTACGCGAAGACCAGGATTGCCTCGATGGAGAATGGAGAAGTTATTCTGCTTGAAAATGTAAGGTTCTATTCCGAAGAAAGCCTTGAAAGAACCCCAGAAGAACAGGCGAATACGTTTCCGGTTAGAAAGCTGGCACCCTTTGTGGATATTTTCCTCAATGATGCTTTTGCTGTGTCCCACAGGTCTCATCTTTCCGTAGTCGGATTTACTGAGGTTCTCCCGACCGGGGCTGGAAGAGTTATGGAAAAAGAGCTCATATCTCTGGATCGAGGGATTAAAGGAGGGGAAAGACCAACAATATTCGTACTCGGAGGAGCAAAAGTTGATGATTCGCTCCGGGTGGCGGAAAATGTGCTTTCAAACGGAGGAGCTGACCGTGTACTCCTTACAGGGATAGTGGCAAATGTAGCACTTGCTGCTTCAGGTGTAGATATCGGGAAAGCCAATATGGACTTTATCAAATCCCAGGGATACGCAGACCAGATTGAGAAAGCAAAAGGTATACTTACAAAATTCAAAGATAAAGTCGGTCTCCCCAAGGACGTGGCTTTGAATGATGATAAAAAGCGAGTTGAAGTATCTGTTTCGGAACTTAACTCAGATTCTCTCCCCATAAACGATATCGGCCTTGAAACCATTGTGGATTTTACCAGTGAGATTGAGAATGCAAAGACTGTTGTCTTAAATGGACCTGCAGGAGTTTCCGAAGTTGATGATTTTGCTCTTGGAACGCATGAGATTATAAAAGCTGCCGTCAAATCAGAATTTTCGATTATCGGCGGCGGACATATCTCGGCAGAAGTTGAACATCTCGGGCTCTCACACCGCTTCTCTCATATCAGCACAGGCGGAGGGGCATTGATTGATTATCTCTCAGGAGTAAAGCTTCCTGGTGTCGAGTCTCTAAGGGCTGCAGCCAAAAGATATCAGGAAGCTAAGACACTTTAA